CCGGCCTCCCGCTGCCTCGTCCGAAGACTCTCGTCGGCGAGGAGGTCCCAGGCCGTCCGGGCCAGGCCCACCGGCGTCAGCCGCGACTGCAGCAGCTCCGGCACGATTTCCCTCTCCGCGACCAGGTTGGACAGGCCGATCCACGGGCGGCGGATCACGGCCCGGCCGAAGAGGTAGGTCAACAATCCGGTTTTGTAAACCAGAACCTGGGGTATTCCCAGGCAGGCGACCTCGAGGCTGGCGGTTCCCGAGGCCACCAGGGCCAAGCCGCAGCGGGCGACCTCGGCGTGGAACGTTCCCGCGACTCGCTCGACGAGGCGGTCCACGTCGAGCTTATCGAGCCGCGCCGCGGTCAGCTCCCGAATCTCGTCCGTAGCGCTGGGGAGGACGAAGCGGAGCTCGGGGTCGCGGTTTACTAAAATTTTCGCCGCGCCGAGCA
Above is a window of bacterium DNA encoding:
- a CDS encoding lipid-A-disaccharide synthase, whose translation is YYICPKVWAWWPWRAAGLARLCDLMLVIFDFEEALWRSHGARTLFVGHPVLDYLPAPGPPGDAKRIALLPGSRPGELDKILPPMLGAAKILVNRDPELRFVLPSATDEIRELTAARLDKLDVDRLVERVAGTFHAEVARCGLALVASGTASLEVACLGIPQVLVYKTGLLTYLFGRAVIRRPWIGLSNLVAEREIVPELLQSRLTPVGLARTAWDLLADESLRTRQREAGLELRERLGGGGAAGRAAEEIAGLLEGRRG